In Candidatus Hydrogenedentota bacterium, the DNA window GCGAACGGGTACGCTGACACCATTCGAGCTCCGGCCACTCTGTGGGACCCGCGACATCATCATGCAGGGAGCCAACTTTCTTATGCGAATTCCCGCCTCACGGCGGTCAGGGGCTCGCGATGACGGGGGAAGACGTAGACGCGGCATCTTGCCGCGTTCTTCGGGTCAACGGACGGCCTCAAGAACGCGGCAAGATGCCGCGTCTACCTTACGGGCGTCCCCGCCGACCTGCTTACCATGGCGACGTCCCCGCGCGGTTGTCCGGGGGCGGCCGCATCCACTACAATCAGGGTTTGAACCTTTCCTGAACGGACACGCCGCAATGGTTGTGATGGGCTTCCGCCACTACAAGAATCTGGTGCTGCACAAGGCCTGGGCCGATTTCCGGGCCGAGGCGGAGCGCACCTATCTGGGGGTGGCGTGGTGGGTGCTGGACCCGCTGATCAACCTTGCCGTGTACTACCTGGTGTTTGGGGTGATCTTCAGCCAGGGCGGCCCGGATTTCGTGCCGTTTTTGCTGGTGGGGCTGGTGACGTGGCGCTTTTTCGAGGCCACGGTGGTGCGCGCCTCCAGCTCCATCCTGGGGAATGTCGCCATGATCCGGCAGATGGCCTTCCCCAAGGTCATTTTCCCGTTCATCTCCGTGGCAACCTGCCTAATGGAGTACGCCTTTTCCCTGGTGCTGCTTTTCATCGTCCTGCTTCTGTACGGCCACACCCCCTCCCTTTCCTGGGTGGTGTTCCCGGTGCTGCTTGTGGTCCAGGTGGGGCTGGTGCTGGCCTTCGCGCTGCCCCTGGCGGCGCTGGTGCCCTTTGTGCCGGACATGTACAAGCTGGTCACGCAGGTGCTGCGGATCATGTTCTACATGTCCGGGGTGTTCTTCGACATCGAGCGGCTCAGCCCGAAACTTCAGCTTGTCCTGGGGTTCAACCCCATGGTGCATGTGATCGGGGCGGTGCGGGCGGTGCTGATGCGCGGGGAGTGGCCGTCGTGGCCCGTGATGGCGGCGGTGTGCGGGGTGTCGGCGCTCGCGGCGCTCCTCGGCGCGCTGGTGATCCGCCGTCTGGACCCGCTCTTCGCCAAGAGGATCGCCCGATGAGCGCCTCCAGAGAACCCGTGATCCGCCTGCGGAACGTGGGCGTGTCCTACTGGCTGCGGCAGAGCCTGTTCCGCCGCAGGAAGTTCTGGGCGCTTCGGGACGTGTCGTTCGACCTGTACGAGGGCGACTCGCTGGGGGTGATCGGAAAGAACGGTGTGGGGAAGAGCACGCTGCTGCGGCTGCTGGCGGGGGTGATGAGCCCCGACTGCGGCACCCTGGAGAACCGGGGGGTGAGCACCTCCCTCCTTTCGCTGAACCTGGGGTTTCTCCCCTACCTCTCGGGGCGCGAGAACGCCATTCTGGGCGGCATGTTCCAGGGGATGAGCCGGGAGGAGATCGAGTCGAAGATGGACGAGATCATCCGGTTCGCCGAGCTGGACGAGTTCATAGACCAGCCGGTGTCCTCGTACTCCTCGGGGATGAAGGCGCGGCTGGGCTTCGCGGTGGCTTTCCAGGTGCAGCCGGACGTGGTGCTGATTGACGAGGTGATCGGCGTGGGGGACGCGGATTTCCAGCAGAAGTCCGTGGCGGTGATGAAAGAGCGCATGCGCGCGCACGACACGACGATCGTGTTTGTCTCGCACAGCGCGCCGCTGATCCGCGAGCTGTGCAACCGCGCGGTGTGGATCGAGGACCGCGTGGTGCAGACGGAGGGCGACGCGGAGACCGTGCTGGCGGCCTACGACCGGTTCCTGAAGACGGGGGAACGGCCCGCGGCCCCGCCGGCCGAAGGCGTCTGACCGCCCGCGCCTACCAGGCGGGCGCCTCCATCACCGGGGCGTTCTCGTTCAGCTCCACCTCCTGCACGTTGTCCGACTGGACGCGGACCCAGGTCTTTTCGGGGTTCAGGTCCGGGTTGCGCCAGAGGAGTTCCTGCGTGATGTCCTGGGCGTAGATGGGGCTGGACAGGGCATAGACCTCGATGGGGCCGAACCCCTTCTTTTTGGGGTCCGCCGGCCCGATCACGCGGAGGCGGTAGGTGCAGTAGGTGGTGGGATGGCGGCGGAACCGGATGGCGATATTGTCGTCGTTGATGGGCACGGTGCGGATGGGGCGGCCGTTCTCCAGCACCTGGAGCTTCTTGCCGAGGCCGTTGATCACGGCGGCGTCGAAGACAATGTCCACATTGAGGGGCACCACGCCGCCGATGCCGACGTCCACTTTTCCGTCGCCGAGGACGTCCGCGGAAAAGCCGAGCTGCGGCCCGTTCATGTCGCAGGAGACATAGGTCCGGCCCAGCCGGAGCCCCTCGAGAAGACCGGGGAGCGAGAGTTCCCGGGCGTGGATATAGGTGACCGGCCGGGCGAGGGGGACGCTCTTGCTGCCCGATCCGGAGCCGCCGATGACGCAGCCCATCAGGCCGCGCGTCAGCTCGTAGTCCCAGAACAGCGCGTTCTGGGCGTTCGCCGACATGTCCCCCAGACCGACGGCCGAGGCGGCGGCGGCGATGGAATGGACCAGTTTGCCGTCCTTGCGGACCTTGATATCCTCGCGGAGTTCGCTGGGGGCCATGGGGGGCGTGCCGCGCCAGTCGCGGAACCAGGCCTCCACGGCGTTCACATAGCTCAGTCCCCACTGCCAGGATTTTGTGGGGAAACAGGGGTGCGCGACGGACCAGATGCCGCCCTGGGCCTGGACGCGGATGCATTCCGCCTGGGCGGCGGCGGAGTTGGACGGGAGATCGGGGACGGTGAGGGGCCCGTACACCAGGGCGACCCCCGTGTCGTCCCGGCCCCACTCCATGGCCGGGATCAGGGTCATCTTGTCGGAACGGAAGGCGGGATCCTCCGCCGCCGCCAGGGTGTTGCGGTCGGCGATGGCGAGGAAGTCGCAGCCTTCGCGCTCCGCCCGGGCGATGACCTGGGCCACGGACTCTTTGCCCATCCCGTGGGCGGAGTAGGCGTGCAGTTCGCCCCGGTACCACTGGGCCCCCGTGCGGCGGGGGGCCAGGTCCCATTTCAGTTCGCGGCGTCCGGGGATGCTGGCGGCATTGTAGGGGTCCGTGCCGCAGGCAAGCTCCACCCGGTCAATGGCCAGGTCCCCGTCGGTGTCGAAGGCCCGCAGGGGCACGGCGCCGCTGGCGCCCTCCAGCAGGTTCACCTCCAGGCTCGCCTCCCGCGCCTCCGCAATCTTCACGTCCGTCACCTCCACCAGCACCGGCACCCCTTCCTGGAACACATGGACATAGGCCCGGCTGTCGCCGACGGGTGCCGTTCCCGAGGCCGCGCCGCCGGAGACCTCCAGCACGGTTTTCGCCCCCCCGTCCAAGCTGAGCAGGTCCACCCGGCCGTCCAGGGCGGCATTGACCACATTGGTCAGCCGGACCGCCAGGGTTCCCCGGGGCCGTGTGTCCGGCGCGGCGTCCGCCGGGGCGGCCTTTTCGGGCGGGGGGGTGACGGCGGTTTCCGGGGCGCTCTCCCCTCCGTTTCCGGCGCATCCGGCAAACAGCAGCACGGCACAAAAGCCTGCCAGGCAACGCTTCATATCGGTTCCTTCCTGCGGCGCGGGCCCACCGGCCTGCCCTGGGGGTGTAAACTAAAGCATACGTTTCGGTTGTTTCAACCTGTACAATAGTGTATAATTTTTGTGAGCAGAAGCAAGCGGGGGCATGGTCAACTTGTCCGCGAAGGCTGCCGCGGGAGGAGCGCGCGGTGGAGTTCATATATCTGAGTGAATCTCAGGAGCGTTGTTGGACGAACACAACAGGGAGAAGGATACCGTGACCAGACCGAAACACAAAACGGACGCGGAGCTGCTGGACATGCTCTCGACGGTTGACCTGCAGAGCAGCGTTGCCGTCTATGTCCAGATCGAAAACCATGTGCAGTTCGCCATCTCATCGGGCAAGCTGAAGCCGGGCGACCAGCTTCCCGCGGTCCGGGAGCTTGCGGAGCGGCTCAACGTCAACACCAACACCGTGTCCAAGGCCTACCGTGACCTGGTGGTCATGGGGCTGCTGTACACCCGTCGCGGCATGGGGGTGTTTGTCGCCTCCAGCATCGAGGACAAGTGCCGCGAGGACTGCCGCCGCCGCATTGTGGTGCGCCTGAACGAGGTGGTCTGCGAGGCGAAGGCCGCCGGCTTCGACGACAAGGAAATCGTTGAGATCGTCGAGAAGGCCGTCAAGCTGAAGACCAACCCCTACGGCCCCGTGCCGCAGGCGCTCATGCAGTATGTGAACAAGAAGTCCCGCCGCTGACAGCCGCATGACTGGGGCGGACCTGCGGGACGGGTTCGCGCGTGGAAAGAAATGGCAAACGCCGCAACCGGATGGTTGCGGCGTCTGCTTTTCGGCTTGCGGAGGGCGGGCTATTTCCCCTGCCGGTGCAGGAAGCCGTCTTTCCAGATTTCGGGCTGGGCGGTGAGCGTGTGCGCCGTTGTGTCGGGCACCACGCGGACCGGGGTGGTGACGATGAAGTCCTCCTTCCCCCTTCCCGCGAAGGTGAACTCCACGAGGAAGGCCGTGTTCCCCGCGGGGGGCGTCTCCACCCGGCCCACCCAGGCCCCGTCGGCTTCCGGGGAAAGGTCCGTCGCGGCCCATTTCCGCCCGAAGGCGTCCACGCGGAAATCCCGGGCTGCGGGGTTGGTGGCCTGCCACAGTTTCACCGCCTTGGGCGCGGGCGAGGCCGTGGCCCGGATGGTGTTGTCGTCCGGGAAAGACCAGGCGTATTCGGGGAAGGGCGCCTTGTCCACGATGTGGCGCATGAACGCGATCAGCGCCCCGGCGGGGTCGCCGTTCTCGAGGCCGTGCCCGGAATTGGGGGAGTAGCGGAGGTAGGTGGGGCCCTGGAGGTCGTGGAGATAGAATTTCCAGGAGTCGTGGAGGAAGAACTGGTCGCCGGCGCCGTTCATGAGGTACTTGGGCATGGTGAGGCGGTCGCGGTAGCTGTAGGGGTCCACAATGGCCAGCATGGCGGCGAACTCGGGGGACTCCAGCCATTTCATGATCCGCATGTCGGTGTAGTCGTTGATCGCGGGGGCCCAGAAACCGTAGACCTCGTAGTGGTGTTTGAAGGACGGCGCCAGGTTCAGCAAGTCAATCACCATGGGCATGGCGGCGATGACCCGGTTGTCCACCGCCGCGGTGGTCCAGGTGGTCCATCCCCGCTTTGACGCGCCCGCAACAACGAAATTCTCGACCGTGATCTTCCCCCCCTGGTCCCCCGCGCAGAAGGCCTGCACCGTGTCCATGGCGCGGACCACCGCCTTGGTCATGGGGAGGCGGGTCAGCCAGGTGGCGTCGCCGGTGCGCAGGTATTTGTCCCAGTTGTGGGCGATGATGGCGTCCTCGCTGCGGCGTTTGCCGTCGTCGGCGAAGACCAGCGGCTGGTTGGGGATGTTCCGGATCTGGGCGCACACCGCCCCCGTGGCGCGCACGGCGCGGCGGAGGTTGGCGTCCGCCCCCTTGGGGGCCTCGCTGCGGCTGCTGCCCCCGGAGATGACCATGAGCGCCGTGGGCGTCGTGACCTTGGCGGGAACGACGATCTCCAGCCAGTGCTTCCAGACTGGCTTGTCCACCTCGTCGGGGCTTCGCCAGGTCTGCGACGTCATCTCAAGAACGTAGCCCGTGTAGTCGCTCCCCTCGGTGGTGCCCACCAGCGACCAGGCATAGGTGTCGTCCGGGGCGGCCACGTAGTCATCCAGGGCGGTGCGGGTGTTCCCGGCCCGCAGGGTGTCGGCAGCGGAAGCGCACGGGAGGGCCGTTAGCAGGCAGAGCGAAGCCAGAAGCGCTGAAAGCCCCAAGTTTCGGCGGGAAGGCATTGCGGAGTCTCCTTTTGTCGGTTTCGCGGCGGCCCCCCCCGCGTTCATACGACACCCCGAACCGCAGTGAGGTTTCAGGGATTAGACAGGAAACCGCCCCGGCGGCGCAAGGCGGCCGCCGGGGCGGAGAAGGGCTGTCCAAGTTCAGGATCAGGGCTGTGCGGGCGCCGCGGCTGCGGGGGCTTCAACCACTTGGCGGGCAGCATCCGGCAGGGCAACCGGGGCCGGGGGCGGCGTGGCGGGCGTCTGGACGGCCGGAGTCTGGCCCGTGTTCGGCTTTCTTCCAAAACCGGTCAGGTTGTACACCTTGATGGGGAGCGTCACCTCGGGCGTTTCGGGGTTGTCAATCTTGAGGGTGAAGGCCTTTCCGTCCAATTCCATCTTGCGGGGCATGTTGGACAGTTTGACCTGGTATCCGTCATCCCGGGGCGTGATCTCCACGCCGATGCCCTCCACGGGCGGGATCACCTCAAGCAGCTTGAACTCCTTGACGCGGCCCGCCTTGACGGTGATGTGCTGCGTGTCTGTCGCGCCCGGCTCCTCCATCGCGCGGAGGCTGATTGTCTGGGGGGCGATCGTGACCGCGCCAATGACCTGGCAGGTCAGCGGGAGGAAGAGGACGGCCCGGTCAATGCAGTCGGTGCGGACGGTGATGCGGCCGTTGTACATGGCCGGGGGCAGCGCGCCCTTGCTGAAAACGTCCACCTTGTAGGCCCGTCCCGGCTCCGTCTCCGAGATGGTGAAGTCCATCAGCGGGCCGGCGGGGGACTCAAACCCGGTGATTTCGACGGACTGAATCTTGAACGCCAGGTCCGCCTTGTTCGACTTCACGGTGAAGGAGGCGGAACGGGGCTCGTCGTCCATGACCCTGCCGAGGTTAATGAGTTCCGGGGTGACGGCGATTTTCGGAATCACCGACCCCTTCAGGGCCAGCTGAAGGACGGGGTTCAGGGGGTCGTTTGACTGGACGCCGATGGTCTTGTTCTGCGCGCCCTGCCGCCCCTTGATGGAAAGGGTGGTCTCCAGCTTGACCTCCTGTCCCGGCTCCAGGGTCTGCGTCTCCATCTTCGCGGTGGTGCATCCGCAGGCGGGCTTCACCCCCGTGATGTTCAGCGTGGCGTTGCCCGCGTTTTTCAGCACAAACGCGTGTTCGATCTTCTCCACGTCCGTCTCTCCGAAGTCAAAGACCGGCTCGTCACACACGATCCGTGGGCCGTCGTCCGGCGCGGGGGGGGGCGGGGCGACCGCCGGGGCGGCCGCCGGCGCCGGGGCAGCCGCGGGCGCCGGGGCGGCCGCGGGAGCCGGAGCAACTGCGGGAGCCGGAGCGGGCTCGGGAGCCGCGGGGGCGGTTGGCGCTGCGGGGGGGGCCTGCGCCACGGTGGTCTCGGCAGGGGGCGCGGCGGGGGCTTCCTTTATCGCCGGCACGGGTGCCGGGGCGGCGGGCGCGCCCTCCTCCGCCGGGGTGGCGGCGGGCGCCTGCTTCACGGGGTCCTGGGGGGTGCTTCCCCCGCATCCTGGGAGGGAGGCCAAAGAGGCGATAACCAGGCAGCATAGCGCCAAGAACAGGGTGTTTCTCATGGGACATGTCCTCTCAAACGTTTTGCCGGTTTCCCGGAAAGGTGGATACAACGGACTGAAATACTACCACGTTCACGGGGGAAAATAAACCGTGCAAGGCCACATTTTCCCCCCAGAAAACGCGCGCACCGCGTAAAACGCTGACAGGTCCCGGGCGGCGCGCCGGAAAAAATTGCCGCGCCGCCCGGTTTTCTCGTACAGTGGAAGGCCGTGCGCGGTGTCCGCCGCCGGTTCGGAAAACAACGACAAATCAAGGAGTGTGCAATGTTGAACAGGAAACTTGCGGTTGCGGCCGTGCTGGCCGCCGGGCTGCTGCTGTCCGGGGGCGCGCAGGCCCAGGCCATCGCCGAGGGTCAGTGGATCAACCTTTTCGACGGGGAGACGCTGTATGGCTGGAATGTCTTCGGCAACGCCGAGTGGGCGGTGAAAGACGGCGCCATTGAGTGCCTGAAGGGCGAGACGGGCTTTCTGGCCACCACGTCGGCCTTCGGCGATTTCGAGCTGACCCTCAACATCAAGGTCGCGGGCAAGGGCTCCGCCGGCATAGCGGTGCGCACCTCGCTGGACGGGCATTTCTCCGAGACCGGCGGCGCGGCGGTCTCCATCCCCGCAGGCAAGGCCGAGTTCATCCCGGTGCGCATCGTGGCGCGCGGCGAGACGGTCGAGGCCGAGGTCGGCGGCGAGAAGACCACCCTCACCGCCAAGCGCCCCGTGGGGTGCATCGAGATCCAGCACCAGCGCTACCACAGCGTGAACCAGTCCCCGAAGATCACGGTCACCGACGTCAAACTGCGCCCCCTCGGCCTTAACCCGATCTTCAACGGCCAGAACCTCGACGGCTGGAGCATTCTCCCCGACCACCAGTCGGTGTTCTCCGTCGTGGACGGCGCGCTGAACATCAAGAACGGCAACGGCCAGATCGAGACCGACGGTTTCTACAAGAACTTCCTGCTCCAGCTCGACATCTTCTCCAACGGCGACCACCTGAACAGCGGCGTGTTCTTCCGCAGCCCCAAGGGCGTCTTCTGGAAGGGCTACGAGTCCCAGGTGCGCAATGAGTGGGTGAAGGAGGACCGCACCAGGCCGGTGGACTTCGGCACCGGCGGCGTCTACGGCGTCAACCAGGCGCGCAAGGTCGTCTCCACGGACCGCGAGTGGTTCAGCAAGACCGTGGTCGCCAACGGCAACCACTTCGCCGTGTGGATCAACGGCATCCAGGTCAGCGACTATTACGACATGCGCCCCGTCAGCGCCGAGGGCGACGGCAAGAACGGCTATGTGGACCAGGCCGGGGCCATCACCCTGCAGGGCCACGACCCGACGACGGACCTGAGTTTCAAGAACATCAACCTTCAGGCGTATCCGGGGAACTGACCCCGGCAAGACAGCGGACCGCACGGGCGGGAACTCTCCGGGTTCCCGCCCGTTTTCTTTGCCGGATTTTTCCGCCCCGGCGTGAATAAACCCGCCCCCGCGCGCGTTTGTTCTGCTGAAAGCGGAGAAGGGCCGGCAAGATGAAGACAGCGGACCACAGGGAACAGTCAGTGAGGCTCGTGAGGGACTTCTACGAGACCCTCCTGTGCGGCGGCGGAAAGCCCCTCGACTTCTTTGAACTGCTGTGGGTGGTGGACGGCGCGGTGGAGGCGGCGGGCGTGGAAACGGCCCGGATCGTGCTCGGAGAATTTCTCTCGGACCCCGGGGAATATGACTCCCTGGCCGAGCGTTTACTAGAACGGTTGACGCAGGTGACGGTGGAGACAAAGTTGAACGACAACGAACTGGCCAGCTGGTTTCAGCGGGCCATCAAATAGAGTTTGACCTCCCCCTCCCCCTTGACCGAGCCTGGTCCGTCAGTCTCCCCGACTGGCGGGCCAGGCAATCCCTTTTTAAGCCCCCCCGCGAGTCCTTCGCGGACGGCGGACATTCCTGAAAAGAAGCAGGCAGAGGCGAATGATTATCCGCCCCTGCAAGGCGCTGCCTGGGCGCTGTCCTTCCCCTACGCCTCCAGAAACAGCACCCAAGGCTGTTCCAGCACTTCGATGAGGCGGCGGAGGAAGCGGGCGGCGTCGGCGCCGTCTATGAGGCGGTGGTCGTAGGAGAGACTGAAGGGCAGCATGAGCCGCGGCACGAACTGTCCGCCGGCCCATACCGGCTCCATCACGGCGCGGGACATGCCGAGGATGGCCGTCTCGGGGGCGTTGATGATGGGGGTGAAGGCGTGGCCGCCCAGCCCGCCCAGATTGGTGACCGTGAAGGTGCCGCCCTGCATGTTCTCCAGGGCGAGTTTCCTTTCCCGGGCCTTTGCGGCAAGTTCGCCCAGCTCCACGGACATCTCCACAATGCTCTTCCTGTCGGCGTCCTTGATGACAGGCACCAGCAGGCCGTTGGGCGTGTCCACGGCGACGCCGATGTTGTAGAAGTGCTTGTAGACCGCCTGCTGGCCCGCCATGTCCAGGGATGCGTTGAATTTCGGGAAGCGCTTCAGCACTTCGGGCAGGGCCTTCAGCACGAAGCTGGTGATGGTCAGCCTGCCCCCCGCCGCCTCCACTCGCTTCCCGTATTTCTTCCGCAGTTCCTCCAGTCCCGTCACGTCCGCCTTGTCAAAATGCGTCACGTGGGGGATCGTGGTCCAGCACTCGGTCATGTGCTCCGCTGTCTTGCGGCGGATGGCGCTGAACGGCTCCACGGTGGTGCCGCCCGAAACCGCGGGGGCGGACGCCGCGGCGGGCGCGGGCTTCGCGGGGGCCTCCTCCTCGGCCGCCGGTGCGGCGGCAGCCGGGGCCGCGCCTCCCCGGGCGAAGGCCAGCACTTCCTGCAGCGTGACGCGGCCCGACGGATCGGCCGTGGGCACCTCGTTCAGGTCAACGCCGAGCTCGCGCGCCTTGGCGCGCACGGACGGCGCGGCGCGGACCAGTCCCGGACGCGGCACGGCTCCGGCAACGGGCTGCGCGGGCGGGGGCGCGGGCTGTGCGGGGGCCGCCGTCGGCGCTGCGGGCTTGGGCGCCTCAACCGCCGCCGGGGCGGCGGCGGGCTCGGGTGCCTGCGCGGCTGCGGTCGGTGCGGCGGCCGTCTCCACCAGGAAGACGACCTCGCCGGGCCGGATCGCCGCCCCCTCCTTCACCCGGATTTCGGTGATCTTTCCCGACACGCCCGAGGGGATTTCCGCCACGGCCTTGTCGGTTTCGATCTCCAGGACATTCTGCCCTTCGGCGACCACGTCACCCACCTTCACCAGCAGCTTCCCCAGGGTCCCGGAGGCCACATTTTCGCCCAGTTCGGGGAGCTTGAATTCCTTAATCATCGGTCAACTCCTTGTGCTTCCAGGTTGGCGTCGTCCGGGGCGCGCCCGGGATCACTGCGTCAGCGGGTCCGGCTTGTTCGGCGAAATCTTGAGGAGTTTCATGGCGGCCTTCACCGCGTCGAACCCAATTTCGCCGCGCTCCGCCAGGGCGCGCAGCGCGGCAAGCGTGATGAAGCGGTGGTCCACCTCGAAGAAGTCCCGCAGCGCCTCGCGCGACTCGCTCCGGCCGAAGCCGTCGGTGCCGAGGCTCACGAGCCCGCCGGGCACCCAGCGGCTGATGCTGTCGGGCAGCATTTTCACATAGTCCGACGCGGCCACCACCGGCCCCTCCTCCTTCTCCAGCAGACGCGTCACCCAGGGCTTCTTGGGCTTTGCGCCGGGGTGGAGCAGGTTCCACCGGTCGGCGGCCATGCCGTCGTTGCGCAGTTCCTTGTAGCTGGTGACGCTCCAGACGTCGGCGGCCACGCCAAAGGTCTCTGCGAGCAGAGCCTGCGCCTTGAGCGCCTCGTTCAGAATGGCGCCGCTGCCGAGGAGCTGGGCGCGGTGGCGGAGGTTTTTTCCCTCCGGCGCGGGGCGGAACCGGTACATGCCGCGCAGAATGCCCTCGCGCACCCCTTTTCCGGCGGGCATCGGGGGCATGGCGTAATTCTCGTTCCCCACGGTGATGTAGTAGAAGATGTCCTCGCCTTCCACATACATCCGCCGGACGCCCTCCTGGATGATCACTGCCAGCTCGAAGGCGAAGGCGGGGTCATAGCATTTGAGGTTGGGCACGGGCATGGCCAGCAGGTGGCTGTGGCCGTCCTGGTGCTGGAGCCCCTCGCCCGCGAGGGTGGTGCGTCCGGCGGTGCCGCCGATCATGAACCCCCTGGCCCGCATGTCGCCCGCCGCCCAGACCAGGTCGCCGATGCGCTGCATGCCGAACATGGAGTAGTAGACGAAGAACGGGATCATGGGGATGTGGTGCGAGGCGTAGGCGGTGCCGGCCGCGATGAACGAGGACATGGCCCCGGCCTCGGTGATGCCCTCCTCCAGGATCTGGCCGTCCTGCGCCTCCTTATAATACAGGAGGTTCTCGGAGTCCACGGGCTCGTAAAGCTGGCCCTTGGAGGCGTAGATGCCGAACTGCCGGAAGAGCCCGTCCATGCCGAAGGTGCGCGCCTCGTCGGGCACGATGGGCACGATGGATTTGCCGATCTTCTCATCGCGCAGGAGATTCAGCAGGATGCGCACAAAGGCCATGGTCGTCGAGACGGGGCGGTCGTTCCCGTGGAGGAACTCGTCGAAGGCCGCGTCCGGGGGCGCTTCAAACGGAAGCTTCACGACATCGCGCCGGGGAATGGGGCCGCCCAGGGCGGCGCGGCGCCCGCGGAGATACTGGATGGCGGGGCTGTCGTCCGGCGGGGCGTAGAACGGGGCGTAGGCGATTTCCTCGTCCGAAATGGGGATGCCAAAGCGGCCGCGGAACTCCCACAACTCCTCCTCGTTGAGCTTCTTCTGCTGGTGGGTGATGTTCTTCCCCTCGCCGCTTTCCCCCAGGCCGTAGCCCTTCACGGTCTTGGCGAGGATGACGGTCGGCGAGCCGGTGTGGTTCACGGCGCGGTGGTAGGCGGCGTGGACCTTCAGGGGGTCGTGTCCGCCGCGCTTGATCTTGCGGAGCTGCTGGTCCGTGAGCAGGGCCAGGAGGGGCTCCAGTTTCGGTTCGTGCGCCAGGAGCCTGCGGCGGATGTAGTCCCCCGACTCCACGCTGAACTTCTGGTATTCCCCGTCCACCAGCGTGCCCAGGGCGCGCGCCAGAATGCCTTCGGTGTCCTTGGCGAAAATCGGGTCCCACTCGCTGCCCCAGAGCACCTTGATCACATTCCACCCGGCCCCCCGGAAGACGGCCTCCAGCTCCTGGATGATCTGGCCGTTTCCCCGCACGGGCCCGTCGAGCCGCTGGAGGTTGCAGTTGATCACGAATATCAGGTTGTCCAGCCGTTCCCGGGATGCAAGCGTAATGGCGCCAAGCGTTTCCGGCTCATCCGTCTCCCCGTCCCCCAGGAAGGCCCACACGTGCCCCCCATTGGCGGGTTTCAGGCCTCGGTGCTCCAGGTAGCGGTTGAACCGCGCCTGGTAGATGGCCATGATGGGGCCGAGGCCCATGCTCACCGTGGGGTGGTTCCAGAAATCCGGCATCAGCCAGGGGTGGGGATAGGAGGAAAGCCCCCCGCCTTTCGCCAGTTCCCGGCGGAAATTCACCAGTTGCTGGGAGGAAAGGCGCCCCTCCAGAAAGGCGCGGGCGTAGATGCCGGGGGTGGCGTGGCCCTGGAAATAGATTTGGTCGCCGCCTGAATCCGGGGTGCGCCCCCGGAAAAAGTGGTTGAAGCCCACCTCGTACAGCGTGGCGGCGGAGGCGTAGGTCGAAATATGCCCGCCGATGCCGTCGGACAGCCGGTTGGCGCGCACCACCATGGCCAT includes these proteins:
- the aceE gene encoding pyruvate dehydrogenase (acetyl-transferring), homodimeric type, whose translation is MVDKYLPEDTISDWVEALESLVEDQGTGAAAELLSLLCAEAGSLGVPDNFTANTPYQNTIPPAQQPPYPGDRELERIVKSVIRWNAMAMVVRANRLSDGIGGHISTYASAATLYEVGFNHFFRGRTPDSGGDQIYFQGHATPGIYARAFLEGRLSSQQLVNFRRELAKGGGLSSYPHPWLMPDFWNHPTVSMGLGPIMAIYQARFNRYLEHRGLKPANGGHVWAFLGDGETDEPETLGAITLASRERLDNLIFVINCNLQRLDGPVRGNGQIIQELEAVFRGAGWNVIKVLWGSEWDPIFAKDTEGILARALGTLVDGEYQKFSVESGDYIRRRLLAHEPKLEPLLALLTDQQLRKIKRGGHDPLKVHAAYHRAVNHTGSPTVILAKTVKGYGLGESGEGKNITHQQKKLNEEELWEFRGRFGIPISDEEIAYAPFYAPPDDSPAIQYLRGRRAALGGPIPRRDVVKLPFEAPPDAAFDEFLHGNDRPVSTTMAFVRILLNLLRDEKIGKSIVPIVPDEARTFGMDGLFRQFGIYASKGQLYEPVDSENLLYYKEAQDGQILEEGITEAGAMSSFIAAGTAYASHHIPMIPFFVYYSMFGMQRIGDLVWAAGDMRARGFMIGGTAGRTTLAGEGLQHQDGHSHLLAMPVPNLKCYDPAFAFELAVIIQEGVRRMYVEGEDIFYYITVGNENYAMPPMPAGKGVREGILRGMYRFRPAPEGKNLRHRAQLLGSGAILNEALKAQALLAETFGVAADVWSVTSYKELRNDGMAADRWNLLHPGAKPKKPWVTRLLEKEEGPVVAASDYVKMLPDSISRWVPGGLVSLGTDGFGRSESREALRDFFEVDHRFITLAALRALAERGEIGFDAVKAAMKLLKISPNKPDPLTQ
- a CDS encoding branched-chain alpha-keto acid dehydrogenase subunit E2, whose product is MIKEFKLPELGENVASGTLGKLLVKVGDVVAEGQNVLEIETDKAVAEIPSGVSGKITEIRVKEGAAIRPGEVVFLVETAAAPTAAAQAPEPAAAPAAVEAPKPAAPTAAPAQPAPPPAQPVAGAVPRPGLVRAAPSVRAKARELGVDLNEVPTADPSGRVTLQEVLAFARGGAAPAAAAPAAEEEAPAKPAPAAASAPAVSGGTTVEPFSAIRRKTAEHMTECWTTIPHVTHFDKADVTGLEELRKKYGKRVEAAGGRLTITSFVLKALPEVLKRFPKFNASLDMAGQQAVYKHFYNIGVAVDTPNGLLVPVIKDADRKSIVEMSVELGELAAKARERKLALENMQGGTFTVTNLGGLGGHAFTPIINAPETAILGMSRAVMEPVWAGGQFVPRLMLPFSLSYDHRLIDGADAARFLRRLIEVLEQPWVLFLEA